One window of the Saccopteryx bilineata isolate mSacBil1 chromosome 2, mSacBil1_pri_phased_curated, whole genome shotgun sequence genome contains the following:
- the MTRFR gene encoding mitochondrial translation release factor in rescue isoform X1, with protein sequence MSLRQGEGSCGWGTARARTGDRDCDFCSAEILGFPVTLGAEANPGARSSASRAPLPMSALGLFRFPAPLTRLCAVPWGRQHGARPALLFPGTAAPLVQEAGKKDRPALLPLDESELEEQFVKGHGPGGQAINKTSNCVVLKHLPSGLVVKCHQTRSVDQNRKLARRILQEKIDIFYNGEDSVAHREKREAERKKQERKRRAKETLEKKKQLKMLQASSRTLHGEAAGSD encoded by the exons ATGAGCCTCAGGCAAGGTGAGGGAAGCTGTGGCTGGGGAACCGCGCGTGCGCGGACTGGAGATCGCGACTGCGATTTCTGTTCTGCGGAGATTCTGGGTTTCCCCGTAACTTTGGGGGCGGAGGCCAATCCTGGGGCCAG GTCCTCCGCAAGCAGAGCCCCCCTGCCCATGAGTGCCTTGGGCCTGTTTCGCTTCCCTGCCCCGCTGACCAGACTGTGCGCGGTGCCGTGGGGACGCCAGCACGGGGCGAGGCCGGCCCTGTTGTTCCCGGGGACGGCAGCCCCTCTGGTCCAAGAAGCAGGCAAGAAGGACCGCCCTGCTCTGCTTCCCCTGGATGAGAGTGAGCTCGAAGAGCAGTTTGTGAAGGGACATGGTCCTGGGGGCCAGGCGATCAACAAAACCAGCAACTGCGTGGTGCTGAAACATCTCCCCTCGGGTCTGGTCGTCAAG TGCCATCAGACAAGATCTGTCGATCAAAACAGAAAGCTAGCTCGGAGGATCCtacaagaaaaaatagatatcTTTTACAACGGTGAAGACAGTGTGGCTCACAGAGAGAAGCgggaagcagagaggaaaaaGCAGGAACGGAAAAGAAGAGCCAAGGAGACACTGGAGAAAAAGAAGCAGCTAAAGATGCTCCAGGCGTCGAGCAGAACGCTCCATGGAGAAGCAGCGGGGTCCGACTGA
- the MTRFR gene encoding mitochondrial translation release factor in rescue isoform X2 → MSALGLFRFPAPLTRLCAVPWGRQHGARPALLFPGTAAPLVQEAGKKDRPALLPLDESELEEQFVKGHGPGGQAINKTSNCVVLKHLPSGLVVKCHQTRSVDQNRKLARRILQEKIDIFYNGEDSVAHREKREAERKKQERKRRAKETLEKKKQLKMLQASSRTLHGEAAGSD, encoded by the exons ATGAGTGCCTTGGGCCTGTTTCGCTTCCCTGCCCCGCTGACCAGACTGTGCGCGGTGCCGTGGGGACGCCAGCACGGGGCGAGGCCGGCCCTGTTGTTCCCGGGGACGGCAGCCCCTCTGGTCCAAGAAGCAGGCAAGAAGGACCGCCCTGCTCTGCTTCCCCTGGATGAGAGTGAGCTCGAAGAGCAGTTTGTGAAGGGACATGGTCCTGGGGGCCAGGCGATCAACAAAACCAGCAACTGCGTGGTGCTGAAACATCTCCCCTCGGGTCTGGTCGTCAAG TGCCATCAGACAAGATCTGTCGATCAAAACAGAAAGCTAGCTCGGAGGATCCtacaagaaaaaatagatatcTTTTACAACGGTGAAGACAGTGTGGCTCACAGAGAGAAGCgggaagcagagaggaaaaaGCAGGAACGGAAAAGAAGAGCCAAGGAGACACTGGAGAAAAAGAAGCAGCTAAAGATGCTCCAGGCGTCGAGCAGAACGCTCCATGGAGAAGCAGCGGGGTCCGACTGA